The Salmo trutta chromosome 6, fSalTru1.1, whole genome shotgun sequence genomic sequence TGTTGGGCTTTGTCCGCTCTAGGATTCTAACTCTACAATCAATAGTGCAGGTTTCATATAGCGAGAGAAATTAAGAAAGAATTTGAGTCACAAATCCAGTCAATATTAATAATGTTGCATCTGAATAGAATAAATGATCCGCTCCTCGTTCTAGCATCTCTTTATCTTTTCTCTTAACATGTATGGATCCAGAACTTAATCGAGCAGCTAATCAGCGTTTTTTTAAATGGACCATTAGTGGTGTTTAGACCAGTATTGAGCTATGCCCTTTCCATTATGATCAGTCGAGTCAGATTGCGGCTGCTGGTAAAATGATTGCCCATTAATACCCACTTCAACAACTGTTTTGGTCAATTGACAACAGTACATATAAGTGCAAAATCCTGAACTATCCTATGGGCTATCCCCCATTCTGTCCGATAGGTGTTTATGCGCTATCTAATCAGTGTGTAGCTGCGCCAGCAGCGCTAGTATTTACACGTTGATGGGAATTAACTTGCGAAAAAGCTGAATAGTCCAACAGAAGCCATAAATAAAATTCAACTTCTACTTTTTCTGTTGATTGTCTGTAGGCTTGGTTCTTATGCAGGggggaataaataaatacaaatcacaAGGAATGTACATTACCAGCcaaatgtttggacacctactcattcaagggtttttctttatttttaactattttctacattgtagaataatagtgaagacatcaaagctatgaaataacacatatcgagtcatgtagtaaccaaaaaaagtgttaaagaaatcgaGATGTagtttatttgagattcttcaaagtagccaccctttgccttgatgacagctttgcacacccttggcatggcattcaggtcatctgatgcagcactccatcactcttcttcttggtcaaatagcccttatacagcctggaggggtGGGATGgcctatcgctgcagaatgctgtggtaaccatgctggttaagtgtgccttgaattgtaaataaatcactgacagtgtcaccagcaaagcacccccacaacatcacacctcctccatgcttcacggtgggaaccacacatgcggagatcatccgttcacctactttgcgtctcacaaagacacggcggttggaaccgaaaatcttaaatttggactcatcagactaaaggacaaatgtccaccagtctaatgtccatggctcatgtttcttggcccaagcaagtctcttcttcttattggtgtcctttagtagtggtttctttgcagcaatttgaccatgaaggcctgattcacacagtctcctctgaacagttgatgttgagatgtgtcagttacttgaactctgaagcatttatttgggctgcaatttctgaggctggtaactgcagcagagttaactcgtgagtcttcctttcctgtggcggtcctcatgagagccagtgtcaTCGTAGCGCTTGACGTTTTCTGAGTCTGCACTTGAAGACACTTTTAaacttcttgaaattttccgtattgaccgacctgcatgtcttaaagtaatgatgggctgtcatttatctttgcttatttgagctgttcttgccataatatggacttggtcttttaccaaatagggctatcttctgtatacctgctctaccttgtcacaacacaactgattggctcaaacacattaagaaggaaagaaattccacaaatgaacttttaacaaggtacacctgttaattgaaatgcattccaggtaactacctcatgttTAATactgtttggttactacatgattccatatctgttatttcatagttttgatgtcttcactattattctgcaatgtagaaaatagtcaacgattaagaaaaaccctggaatgagtaggtgtgtccaaacttttgactggtactgtataattgAACAGAATTTCCAAACATGGGTCTGTTGTAGACCGATGCAGTTCCTCAGTGTGGTCAGTTCCTCTCTGCTTACctcatgtcaaaataaaagtcccccacaAGTTATTGCTTTTTTTTGTGCAGGTATGGCGCAGGTAAAGGACTTTTATTTTACACAAGGTCAGTGAAGAGGAAGTGGGTCTACAACAGACTCATGCTTGGAAAGTCTGTTTAATTTATGTTCTATTAGATGCATAAGGACCAAGCCTACAGACAGTCGGCGGAGTAAGTTTTAAATTGCATTTTTTTCAACTTCTGTCCTCCGGCagacctgttttttttttttttttttcaagctaATTCCAAGGGTCGCTAGTGTGTAAATACCAGCTAATCAGCATTTCAGTTCTAACTCATCCTTTCTCCTTCCCTACAGATTTTCAGCAGTTCATTGTCTCTGAAGTGGAGTTTCCCCCCGAGCagcaggagtggagccccagtctgggACAAGAGCACTGGAACCCCATacagattaaagaggaacaggaggaattCAGTATCATCCAGGAGGAGGAAGACTCTGTATTCCCTCCTGCCTGGGTGAAAAGTGACTATGATCAGTATTCAACTCAGTCCTCACAAACCCAAAGTGAAGAATACAAAGACAAAATGGCCTCAACTGAACATATCAAAAGAGAACCTAAGGAAGATGATTCCTCAGAGCCAACCAGTGACTCTCATCCCCAGTGCAAATTGAAGAAGACATGGACAGAAAAAGGACAAAGCTCAAATGGTAGAAAATCCATGGATCTGAAATCACCAGTGCAAAGGAGACACACAGAAGTGCAACCATTTTGCTGTAGTGATTGTGGGGAACATTTCACTCAGATGGGAAAACTGGATGCTCATAGGAAGgcccacacaggagagaaaccgcaTCGCTGTGGTGAATGTGGCAAATGTTTTACTCAAGTTGGGTATCTGAACTATCACAGAAAGacgcacacaggggagaaacctcaTCGCTGTAATGATTGTGGCAAATGTTTCTTTCGAGTTGGTGATCTGACACTTCATATGAGGATTCACACAGGGGAAAAACCGCTTTGCTGCCAGGTCTGTGGCAAATGTTTTGCTCGTCCTAGTAATCTAAGGTCTCACATTAGGATTCACACagataaatcttatagctgtCATTATTGTGGCAAATACTTTCGTCATAAAGGTAATCTGACCGCGCATATGAGGATTCACACAAGGGGAAGTAATAATGTCGCTATAGTAGCAGATCTTTCACCACTGGCGATAATCACATGAGTGATTTTAAAGTATATTGCGGTCAGGATTGTTGTAAATGTTTCACTAATTAGAATATGAGGAGACCGAGGGGAGGAACCACATGCTACCATGACTGGCAAATATTTAATTATCTTagttcttctgagatctcttttgttcgaggcatggttcacatcaggcaatgcttcatgTGAATAGCAGACTCAgattttgtgagttttttattttattttgcagggcagctctaaacaacatctccaatctcgtctcattgattggacgcCAGGTTAGCTgagtcctgactccaattagcttttgggggttcacatactttttccaacctacaccgTGAATGTTTAGAATAAtctattcaatatagacaagaaaaataaaatttgtgttattagtttgaGAACACTGTGTTTGTCGATTGTTGTGACTTTAGAGGAAGATCAGATTACATTTTTTGACCAATTTATGtggaaatccaggtaattccaaagggttcacatactttttcttgcaactGTATTCCTCcggcagatacacacacacacacacaccttttaaaCTATTCAGAGTCAAAGATAGATCCAACCCTTGGCTTTCATCTTAGCTCATTCCGATTAGAAGTCAGTCTTGGGCCAATTCAAGGAAAACTGACTCTGTAGTGGACTGGCAATCTTTCAGACAGTTGAGAAACAGATGTACTGTTTTTGATTAAGAAAGCTAAATCAAGCTACTTTTTATGCCCTGCTGGTGATTCTTCACAATTTGGGAAAACAGTCAATGTACTGAAGTGTACAAATTCCTTCTCTTCCCTGCCTAAGCAAGTTCTGTCTGACTGGCATCATaactgagaagaatgggataatgTGACGCTTTTAATCATCATTTTATCTCGGCAGGCTTTTTATTTGCGAAAAACTGGTTTAATTGACCCTGGTCAGTCAATCAACTGCTCTTCCCTCTGCCAGCCTCTAGCTGACACGATGGTTAACCTGTCAACTTCTAGTGAAtcttttgttttcatttcaacgaTTTACTATCTGTGACGTGCTCGATGCCTTTTCTTAAGATTGATGTTAAAAAACAAATCCCCTGTGGCTGATATTCTTGATACATTTTTGCTGCAGCTCACTGCCCCCCTGATTGCTGTATTATTAACCCATATTTTTAACCTGACAACTATATATCTGGTACTACCCCTAAAGTTTGGAAGGTGGCCCATGTACTCCCCCTTCACTAAGGTGGTGACCCTTGTGACCTAAATAATTATTGGCTTATTTCTAAACTTTCTTGCCTTGCTAAAATATTAGAATACTTGATTAATTCTCAGCTAAGAACTTTCTTATCTTTGAAATGTTTTCTAAATGTACATCAGTCGGGTTTTAGACCAGGTCATAGCACTATCTCTGCTGCATCCCTAGTTCTAAATGATGTGGTTAGCTGTATAGATGAaaggcaacattgtgctgccctcttcattgacctgtcaaaggctttCAATACTGTTAATCACTCACTGCTAATTCAGAGGCTTTCAATTGGCctagaccaggctgcatgtaactggtttaaaaattACTTGACAGATATAACTCAATGTGTATCTCctgatggtgttaaatcaggtttTCTGGATATTAGGAAAGGTGTCCTTCAGGTTGattctgggtcctgtactttttacTTTTTACATTAACAATATCAACTTGTCTGTCAAATTGTAACCTGCACTTGTATGCCGATGATACTGTTGTGTATGCTATTACCCCCACCCtgttgaccaggctctatctgaacttcagtctgccttcattgtattaTAGAAAAACTTTATTGACCTAAAATGAGTACTGAAAACTAAGTAATATCTTGTTCTCTAGAGCGCATAAAAATAAGTCTGATTTTAAGCATATGCACTTTGGATTGTGTccctgcttacaaatatctggAAAGATGAAAAGGTGccttttaaaaagcatattgatgacTTAAGAAGCTAAGAATAAAAATGTTAttctatagaaataggtcctgcctctcgctaaatagtagaaagcagatcATTCAGTCGACGTTCCTATCGGTCCTAGACTATGGCGACATCATCAATATGAACTGCCACTTCATTATagccgttagatgcagtttatcatagcccactgcacttttttttttttacaggtgacaattttaatactcatcactgcattctctaccagaaagttggtttGCCTTCTGATGTCacgtaggttgatacattgcCATGTTTTCATTTTATAAAGCTCTTTTACAAAAAGTTCCACTGTACCGACCTAACATAATTACTAGACTGTAGACATACAAGTTACCACACCTGGTGTCATGAATGGCTAAATGCTTATTCCTTTGGTCTCTcttttagttttcttgcaccttTGTTCCACAAAAATATTCAAAATGTTCTTTAAATTTGATGGTCTGGCACCTTTAGGGCAATTCAGaaggctgattgaggaccttagtactgataaatgtttttctttctgcttgcgttttgtatttatatttttgtgtgtattctctgtaatttatgtaattcagggctcatctgtaaaagagacctttgTCTCAGTATGACTCTCTGATAACCTTTTTATTAAAAACATATTTCATCTGGACTTTATGAAAACTGGAaatcacatatcctgaggccgcatttattgtagctggagattttaacaaagcaaatttgagtaAAACACTACTGAAGTTCTATCAatacattgactgtagtactcgcccTGCTAAAACACTGAACTACAGCTACTCCAatttccgggatgcctacaaggccctcccccgccctcccttcggcaaatctgatcatgactccattttgctcctcccttcctataagcagaaactcaaacaggaagtacctgggCTAAgggctattcaatgctggtctgaccaatcggaatccacgctccaagattgttttgatcacacggactgggatatgttccgggtagactgagaataacattgacgaatacacggatacggtgactgagtttatcaggaagtgtattggagatgttgtacccactgtgacttaaaacctaccctaaccagaaactgtggatagatggcagcattcacgcaaaattgaaagtgcgaaccaccgcatttaccatggcaaggtgactgggaatatggcagaatacaaacagtgtagttattccctccgtaaggcaatcaaacaggcaaaatatCAGTATAAAA encodes the following:
- the LOC115196058 gene encoding gastrula zinc finger protein XlCGF7.1-like isoform X2, with product MSEMRVLHQRISSVIMDILASAAVTEIYFQQFIVSEVEFPPEQQEWSPSLGQEHWNPIQIKEEQEEFSIIQEEEDSVFPPAWVKSDYDQYSTQSSQTQSEEYKDKMASTEHIKREPKEDDSSEPTSDSHPQCKLKKTWTEKGQSSNGRKSMDLKSPVQRRHTEVQPFCCSDCGEHFTQMGKLDAHRKAHTGEKPHRCGECGKCFTQVGYLNYHRKTHTGEKPHRCNDCGKCFFRVGDLTLHMRIHTGEKPLCCQVCGKCFARPSNLRSHIRIHTDKSYSCHYCGKYFRHKGNLTAHMRIHTRGSNNVAIVADLSPLAIIT
- the LOC115196058 gene encoding gastrula zinc finger protein XlCGF48.2-like isoform X1, with protein sequence MSEMRVLHQRISSVIMDILASAAVTEICKLVEDCCGALRAEVSQSKEQIKILEKQLSLAGYRSVSCKGQTPVSSGSRINSSISGNSPAANEDDADDTHDDEDFQQFIVSEVEFPPEQQEWSPSLGQEHWNPIQIKEEQEEFSIIQEEEDSVFPPAWVKSDYDQYSTQSSQTQSEEYKDKMASTEHIKREPKEDDSSEPTSDSHPQCKLKKTWTEKGQSSNGRKSMDLKSPVQRRHTEVQPFCCSDCGEHFTQMGKLDAHRKAHTGEKPHRCGECGKCFTQVGYLNYHRKTHTGEKPHRCNDCGKCFFRVGDLTLHMRIHTGEKPLCCQVCGKCFARPSNLRSHIRIHTDKSYSCHYCGKYFRHKGNLTAHMRIHTRGSNNVAIVADLSPLAIIT